The genomic region GCCGTAGCGCCATCATTATCGGTAACAGTTAAACTAAATGTTAAGGTTTCGTCCGCTGATACATCTGGCGCAGTGAAACTTGAGGACGCATTCGTGTTATCAGATAACGCCACAGAGGTACCCGCAGTCTGGGTCCAGCTGTAACTCGAAATAGAGCCATCTTCATCTGAAGCTGTGCCAGACAAAGATACTGATGCGTTTTCAGTGACAGTTTGATCAACTCCTGCGTTTACGGTAGGCGCTTTATTTGTTTGCCCACCGCCACCAGATCCCCCTCCGGAACCACCGCCAGAGCCCTCGTCCCCCCCTCCACCTCCACAAGCAGACAAAGAGAGTACGAGCCATAATGACACAAGCCATTTCGTGCGTTTGAATTTAAACCCAGTCATCCTATTCCTTTGTTACTATTAGTAAGAATTTTAGGAACACCAACACTCAAATTCTTTTGTATGTCTATAAATTTAAGGACAAATTTCTGATCATGTCCATTTTCTATAGGCAACTCGACTGGTTAAAGAGAGGTATTTGTAATACCGCTACCAACGATTAAGTAGCAAGTCATTAAAACGCTAAGAGCTCGATTATATAAGGCCTTGATAGACAACACCTTGTTCATGAAATGTCAAAAAATGTTACTTTTGAAATATCTCATTACCATTTACAGCGTTCTATTTTTAACGTAAAAACGCTATAACTTTTAATACGTTACGATCAGAATACAAAATCCCATCATGTGAATGATTAAATTTTTATAAACGGATATAAAAAAAGACCTTGTCACATCAAACTTTAATGTGAAAAGGCCCTTTCTATAACATTAATTTATTTACAATATCTTGATTCTGCCGCTATGTATGTACTTCTGGCTTTGCCGCTGCCACAGCTTCTGGTTGTTTTTTTAGTGACATTCGCAATACAACAAAACCAATAACACCGGATAACAGTGAGCCGACGATGATACCTAACCGCTCATCGAACAGCTTGGTAAAGTTAACCGAATCAAATGACAACGACCCAATGAATAAACTCATGGTAAAACCAATCCCACACAAGGCAGACGTCCCATAAAGTACTTTGTAATTCATGCCGTTAGGAAGTTCGGTTAATTTCATCTTGACCGCCAACCAGCAAAAGCCAAAAACCCCAACTTGCTTACCAATAAGCAAACCTAAGGCAATACCGATTGGCACTGGGTGTAATACATTATCCATGGTTATCCCGGTTAAATTTAATCCTGCATTGGCAAAGGCGAATACGGGTAAAACAAAGAATGCCACAACCGAATGTAAATCATGCTCCAATGACTTTAATGGCGAATAATTGGGTCTTGTATTCGATTTTAGAGGAATAAACAGCGCCAGTAACACGCCGGCTAAGGTCGCATGAACACCCGATTTTAACATCGAAACCCACATAATAAGCCCAATCACAATATACAAGCTACGTGCTTCCACTTTACGGTTATTAAGCAACGCTAAAATCGGTACACAGGCTGCGACAATCATTAAGCTGGTCATTGAAATATCGTCGGTATAAAACGCTGCAATAATAATAATGGCGCCAATATCGTCGAATATAGCCAACGAGGTTAAAAATATCTTTACCGTTGCTGGTACACGAGAGCCAAGTAATGACAACACACCTAATGCAAAGGCGATATCGGTTGCCGCTGGTATTGCCCACCCTTGAACGGCTTGCGGATCATCGTAGTTAAAATACACATACACCAGCGCAGGTACCAACATACCACCTATGGCGCCAACCCCTGGCAGAATAATATTTTTTTTATCAGACAGCTCGCCTTCAACAAGTTCGCGCTTTAATTCTAAACCTACAAGGAAGAAGAAAATCGCCATCAAACCATCATTAATCCATAGCAATAACGGTTTCGCGACTTCCAATGGACCAACCCGAACCTCAACCGGGGTATTCAAAAACAAATCATAATAGGTGGACAAGGCGGTATTGGCACAAATCATCGCCAATATAGCGGCTAGCATAAGAATAATACCACCAGCAGATTCCAGTTTGAAAAAACCGGTTATGTAGTTCTGTTCTGTTTTCATAGAGCTCCGAAATGATTATTAGCAGTGATTTATGTTGCCACAATCACCTTATTTTTCTCTGTTATAAAAGATTTGATATTAAAAATCAAAGCAATGCCGCATTGTTTGCACGAAATACGAACAACTATGTCACATAAAATAACATTATTAACATATTCATAAAGAACTCAAACGAATACAATAGCGCTGATTTAGTGACTCCGTCACCTCAATTCACTTGGCATCGTAATACCAAGTAGCAGAGGAACTTGCTTTTGTCGGACAGGCAAGCTACGACGTACGATGAATGTCCTGACATGCCCTATTGCTTTGTGCAATATATTTAGTTATCGAGATATAAAATGTTTGCTGATATAGTCGGCATGATTGGTACCGTACTTACCGTCGCCGCGTTTTTCTTAAACCAAGTTGATCGCATTGACCCTAAAGGTCTTCCGTACAATATAATGAATTTAGTTGGTGCAATTTTATTGCTGATCAGCTTATCTATTCACTTCAACTTAGCCAGCTTTGTGATTGAAGTGTTCTGGATATTCGCCACCATCGTTGGGTTATATCGCTACCATCAACGTAATAAGCGCATTAAAGAGTTGCAAATGCAAGCAGATAGCTTGCCGTATATCTAACGGCAAGTAGCCGCTAGGGCTTGGTTAAAACGCTCAAGCCCTTGCTCTAGATCATCAATTAAGTCTTCGACGTCTTCTAAGCCAACATGTAAACGGACCAGCGTAACATTTTTTGGCCACGTTGTCGCCGTGCGCATAGTATCAATATGGCTATTGGCAAGAATTAAGCTTTCATATCCTCCCCAAGAAAAACCCATTTTAAAATGTTGCATGTGATCAAGCATTGCCGCTATGGCTGTGGGATCAGAGTCTTTCAAGACAAACGAGAATAAACCATTGCCCCCCAAGTAATCGCGCTTAAAAAATTCATGCCCTGGACTCGATGCGAGCATGGGATGCAGCACCGTTTCGACCTCATCCCGTTTTTGTAGCCACTTAGCCACCTGCAACCCTGCCTGTTGATGCTGTTTCAAGCGCACGCCGAGTGTTCGTATTCCTCGCATCGCCAAATAGATATCATCCGGCGATGCACATTGTCCGAGCAAATAGGAATGTTCGCGTAAGGTCGGCCAGCATTTTTCATTCGCTGTTGCCGTGCCTAACATACAATCTGAATGACCAACTATGTATTTCGTTGCTGCTTGCACTGAAACATCAACGCCATAATCAAACGGTTGAAAATGAAGTGGCGATGCCCAGGTGTTGTCCATGATGACGGTAATATCAGGGTTACACTGTTTAGCCGCAGAGCAAATTCCTGGCACATCTTGCACTTCCATCGTTAATGAGCCAGGTGACTCTAAAAATATCACCTTAGTATTGTCTCGAATAAGCGTCGATATGTCAGCACCAATCATCGGATCGTAAAACGTCACTTCGATACCTAGATTAGCTAAGGTCTTGCTACAAAAGTCACGAGTTGGCTCATAGACATTATCAACCATTAACAAGTGATCGCCATTTTTTACAAACGCTAAAATCGCGCTAGTAATTGCTGCCGTGCCACAAGGGTAAACATAACAGCCCGCTCCCCCTTCGAGCTCACACATTGCTTCTTGAAAAGCAAACGTTGTAGGGGTGCCACGACGCCCGTAAAAAGGTACTCGCTCAGCACGTTTTGCAGTCGCTTGTTTCATCTCGCGAACACTATCAAACACCACCGTTGATGCACGATATACTGGAGGATTGACCATACCTTGCGTCCACTGTTTGCTACGCCCCGCGCTGACAATCTTAGTATCTTTTTTCATAGTCATTTATCCCCAAAACAAACACTGATAATTATACGTGAGCTTTTGATTCACAATAATTGGCAATCTAGCCATCTAAACAACTCTTATTTTTATACCGAACATCATAGTAAAAAGCACGAATTTTTATTGTTTATTAAATAGAGGGGTTATTTCACGTTAACATTTGACGTTCAAAATAGCTGGATATGGCAACCTAGCAACAACCTTTACATTTGCATTGCTCTGAAGGGTTGCAGTGAAGCATTGCTAGGAAAATGCTCAATCGGCCCCCCTTTTCACGATCCTCCTATTTATCGGAACATCCCACGGTAACAGCCAAGTCATACGTCAGTGTTGGTCATTTCCTACACCTGAGCAAGGTGCCTCGATTACGTGATGACGAACCACCGTGAACTAAAATAGAGACATTTGCTCATCAACAATTTGCGCAAATTGTTTACCAACAAACGGTAAAATACCATCAGCGACAGCACCTAACTGGCGTTGAATATACAGGGGGTAATCAATCGCCGCGTCAATGTGTTCTATTGCTTGGGGTCCATCAACCGTGTACACATATTCAATCCAGGTGCGCTGTTGATAGCGAAGTGGCTTCCCTAAAGTGGCATTTTTATCATCGGCATGACGCGCTGCTTTAACATGTGGTGGCACATTTTTTTGATATTGGGCTAATTCTCGCCTGATCCGCTTGCGATAAACCAAGTTTTTGTCAAAGTCACCTCGTAAGGTTTTTTCCACAATATCTCGAATATACTCTTCAACAGCTTCCCCTTTAAACACCTTCATATAAAGCGCTTGCTGGAAATCTTTCGCCAATTGCGTCCAATCGGTACGGACGGACTCTAAACCTTTGAAAATCAAGCGTTCATTATCACCTCGGCCGACAAGGCCGGCATATCGTTTTTTCGTGCCAATATCTTGGCCTCGCACCGTCGGCATCAAAAATTGATGAAAATGAGTTTCAAACTCAATTTCTAGTTTGGAAGTGATACTATAGTGCTCTTGCAAATGCGACGTCATTTTATCGTTTATTAAGGCCATCATCTGTTCGCCAATATCCATACTTTCGGCATCACTTTTATCATCGCCGGCATGAACAAATATCGAATCGGTATCGCCATAAATCACGTTATAGCCCAGTACTTCAATCCATTGTTTGGTGAGTAACAATAATTGATGTGAACGTTTAGTAATAGAGCCCGATAGACGCGGATCGAAAAATCGACACCCAGTTGATCCTAACACCCCATAAAAACTATTCATGATGATTTTTATGGCTTGTGACAATGGCGCATTATTGTCAGCTTTGGCTTTATCACGTTCCTGCCACAGGGTTTCGATGATTTTTGGTAAAAAATGTTTATCTCGTGAGAAATACGCGCCATCAAAGCCGGGGATCGGTGAATAGCTTGCCACATCTGACATCATCTTTGACGCGTGAGTCAAATCGATGGAGTCCTTATCCACCATTAACTCATTACCAGGGTCACTATTCGTCTTTACATGCTCTTTTATGCCTTCGATCATCCCCATCGGATCAATCTTAAAGGTGCGAATAATACTTGGATACAAGCTTTTAAAATCAAGTACCAGGACATTTTTATAGAGCCCAGGAATTGAGTCCATAACAAAACCACCTGGTGAGACCAAATCACTCTCACCATCCCCCATATTTGGCGCCACATAGCCAGCCCGGTGCAGTTTGGGTAAATAAAGGTTGGTAAATGCCGCCACACTGCCACCAATCCGATTAAGCTCAAGTCCGGTTAATTGAGTGCGTAAAATAGCGTATTGCAGTAGTTGTGTCTTTTCAAAAATAAGCCACACTAAACGACAATCTTCAAGGTTATATTCCGCAAGCGCTTGCTTTTGATATAAGAATTTCCGAGTGATTTCCGCCATGCGGTTATCGACATCATCAATCGCCTTACCAAGCCCTAGCAGTGATTGGGCGACATTTTCAAGCGCGAAACTTGCAAAGCTATAGGTGGCCGACTTAAGCATATCAATGCCGTCAATGACCACACGCCCTGCAATATCCATAAATGATTGTTCAGGGCTTAATCGATTTTGTCGCCAATGCGGCGCACTGCCATCACGTCCAATCGCAAACTTAATGTTATTTAAATCAAAGCGACGTTGTAATACCTTAAAGTCAAAATTAATGACGTTCCAACCAATCATGACATCGGGATCGAGCTCACTTATCAGACCAATAAAGCGCATTAGCAGACTGTATTCATCGTCAAGCCATTCTATGTAATCGCTAGCATCGGCTTCTTTCTCGCCAATCATCAATACTTTTTCAATATTGGCACCGTCAGCTGTTTGACCATAGAAACCAATAGAGTACAACTCACCGTCAAACGCGCATTCAATATCTATTGAAAGCATCAATAGCGAGGGTTTATAGTTTGCACGGCGCATCTTAGCTTTTGTTATTCGTGAAAAGCCATGAGCAACGCTTGCAAAACCGGTAAATTCACATCCACCATTAATAAAGCGCTCCATAACATAGCGATCTTCAGGACGGATATCGTCCTCATAACATTTTATCGACGCCTGGCTCAGTATGTCCCGAGCACGAAAAAAACTGGTCAGAGTCTTGAAATACAGTGCGTAGACAGGCTGTTCAGAGAATGTGCTCATCGGTACGGCTTTATCTTTAACGGCAATGTTGGCATTAAGCAAATATTGGCGAGCATTATCAATGCTGACCGACTCGACAAAAAATACCGCCTGTTGATCAGCAATAACAAGCTCAACGGGTCCTATATCGGTTTGTAACCAATAGGTAAGTTGTAATGCCCCGTTAACGTCTCGGGCTTGGCGAGTGAGTACAAAACCTTTTTCGATGCGTGACTGCATTTTGGCTCGAATTAAAATAAAAACCTGTTAATATATACAGCACATGGTAACGGTTTATGGCGATAAAAAAAAGCGCCGCGGAAATTGAAGTTGTATGTTAGGTGAAAAAACCAAGGAAACCATTCGCAGCGCCTATAAAAATATTGGCAAAAGTCTGGAAAATTTTAGTCCTCGTAAAGAGCAGGCATACCTGATTGCTGAAATTGCAAAAACGTTGGCCGGTGAATACAGTAAAGATACCCGTCACATCGTCATTGAAGCCGGCACGGGGACAGGTAAATCGTTAGCATACTGCCTGGGTACCATACCGCTTGCGTTGAAACGCAAAAAAAAGGTCATCATCTCCAGTGCAACCGTTGCTCTTCAAGAGCAGCTGGTTGATAAAGACTTGCCTTTCATTTTGAAACACGCAGGTATCAGCTTTAACTATTGCTTGGTTAAAGGACGTCAACGTTATGTCTGTAGACAAAAACTGGCACTCGCCAATCATGGCAATGCTGATGACGAGGACATAAGCCAAACCGTCATGTTTGAGCAAAAGCCCAATAAACAAGACATCAACCTATTAAGGCGTTTAGACAAAGCCCTTAATGAGGGTAAGTGGCAAGGCGACCGCGATACCTGGCCAACGCCTATTCCAAATCATATTTGGCAACATATTCAGTGTGATAAACACAGTTGCTTGCGCCACTTACCAGAGCACAGTCATTGTCCGTTTCATAAAGCTCGTGAACTTATGGATGTTGCCGATGTATTAGTGGTCAATCACAGTTTGTTATTAGCCGACCTTGAATTAGGTGGGGGAAAAATTCTGACTGATCCTGAAGACAGCATCTACGTGATAGATGAGGCACATCATTTACCTGATATAACCCGGGATCATGCGTCAGCCATGGCAACCGTGAAAGGCGCCATTGAGTGGCTCCAGCGTGTCGCCGTCACCAGCGATAAAATCAATAAACTATGTAGCTCGGATCGTAGCATATCACCGAGCATCAAACTGGCGGACTTTTCGGATGAGATGATCGCTGATTTACGAAAAGTAAATGAATTTTTTGACGCCAACCAAAACCTATTTTTTGCCCAAGACAGTCAATACCGCTTTGAAAATGGCGTCATTCCCGATGAGCTAAGACATATTGCTGATGATATTCAAACCGTAGCGCATAAAGCACTGGCTGAAATAAACAAACTCTATAATTTGTTGCTTGAGGAAGTCAAAGACGGCAATGTGCAAATGCACAAAGCCGAGCCGTTACTCGGTGAAGCGGGTTTTGAAATTCAGCGCTTAGAAAACTTAGAGAAAATTTGGCAAATGTACGCCAAGCAAGACTCAGATAAAGGGGCGCCGTTAGCACGCTGGATTGAGAAAACCAGCGGTAAGCGCGATGACTATTTAGTCAGTGCTTCCCCCATTGACGTCGGGTTTATGTTACAAGATGCCTTATGGAATAAATGCGATGGTGCAGTGTTATGCTCAGCAACGATTTGCGCGCTGAACTCCTTTGAACATTTTCGCCGTCAAGCTGGCCTTGGCATCAACGATGGTACCCAATACAAGAAGTTAAATTCACCGTTTAATTATCAAGAAAATGCCGTATTGTTTATCCCTAAAATGCAATATGAGCCAACCGCTAGCGATGCATTCACCCAAGAGCTGATCAGTAAACTGCCTAAACTGCTGCGTGAAAAACAAGGCAACCTAGTACTATTTTCATCTTACTGGCAAATGCAGCAGGTTGTCGACGCGCTGAGAAAAAAGAAAAAGTATCAAGATATTTTGGTCCAAGGTGAAGAATCACGACAGCAAATCATTGATACCCATAAGGCCCGCTGTAATAAAGGCGAAACAAGTATTGTTTTTGGCAGTCAAAGTTTCAGTGAAGGGTTGGACTTACCGGGTAAATACTTAACCAACTTGATCATTACAAAATTGCCATT from Thalassotalea sp. Sam97 harbors:
- a CDS encoding cystathionine beta-lyase; translated protein: MKKDTKIVSAGRSKQWTQGMVNPPVYRASTVVFDSVREMKQATAKRAERVPFYGRRGTPTTFAFQEAMCELEGGAGCYVYPCGTAAITSAILAFVKNGDHLLMVDNVYEPTRDFCSKTLANLGIEVTFYDPMIGADISTLIRDNTKVIFLESPGSLTMEVQDVPGICSAAKQCNPDITVIMDNTWASPLHFQPFDYGVDVSVQAATKYIVGHSDCMLGTATANEKCWPTLREHSYLLGQCASPDDIYLAMRGIRTLGVRLKQHQQAGLQVAKWLQKRDEVETVLHPMLASSPGHEFFKRDYLGGNGLFSFVLKDSDPTAIAAMLDHMQHFKMGFSWGGYESLILANSHIDTMRTATTWPKNVTLVRLHVGLEDVEDLIDDLEQGLERFNQALAATCR
- the dinG gene encoding ATP-dependent DNA helicase DinG; this translates as MLGEKTKETIRSAYKNIGKSLENFSPRKEQAYLIAEIAKTLAGEYSKDTRHIVIEAGTGTGKSLAYCLGTIPLALKRKKKVIISSATVALQEQLVDKDLPFILKHAGISFNYCLVKGRQRYVCRQKLALANHGNADDEDISQTVMFEQKPNKQDINLLRRLDKALNEGKWQGDRDTWPTPIPNHIWQHIQCDKHSCLRHLPEHSHCPFHKARELMDVADVLVVNHSLLLADLELGGGKILTDPEDSIYVIDEAHHLPDITRDHASAMATVKGAIEWLQRVAVTSDKINKLCSSDRSISPSIKLADFSDEMIADLRKVNEFFDANQNLFFAQDSQYRFENGVIPDELRHIADDIQTVAHKALAEINKLYNLLLEEVKDGNVQMHKAEPLLGEAGFEIQRLENLEKIWQMYAKQDSDKGAPLARWIEKTSGKRDDYLVSASPIDVGFMLQDALWNKCDGAVLCSATICALNSFEHFRRQAGLGINDGTQYKKLNSPFNYQENAVLFIPKMQYEPTASDAFTQELISKLPKLLREKQGNLVLFSSYWQMQQVVDALRKKKKYQDILVQGEESRQQIIDTHKARCNKGETSIVFGSQSFSEGLDLPGKYLTNLIITKLPFAVPTSPVEQAQAEYIKLKGGNPFMQIAVPDASKKLVQSCGRLLRNEKDTGMITILDRRLVTKRYGKELINSLPPYRLNIEA
- the nhaA gene encoding Na+/H+ antiporter NhaA — protein: MKTEQNYITGFFKLESAGGIILMLAAILAMICANTALSTYYDLFLNTPVEVRVGPLEVAKPLLLWINDGLMAIFFFLVGLELKRELVEGELSDKKNIILPGVGAIGGMLVPALVYVYFNYDDPQAVQGWAIPAATDIAFALGVLSLLGSRVPATVKIFLTSLAIFDDIGAIIIIAAFYTDDISMTSLMIVAACVPILALLNNRKVEARSLYIVIGLIMWVSMLKSGVHATLAGVLLALFIPLKSNTRPNYSPLKSLEHDLHSVVAFFVLPVFAFANAGLNLTGITMDNVLHPVPIGIALGLLIGKQVGVFGFCWLAVKMKLTELPNGMNYKVLYGTSALCGIGFTMSLFIGSLSFDSVNFTKLFDERLGIIVGSLLSGVIGFVVLRMSLKKQPEAVAAAKPEVHT
- a CDS encoding CBU_0592 family membrane protein, with product MFADIVGMIGTVLTVAAFFLNQVDRIDPKGLPYNIMNLVGAILLLISLSIHFNLASFVIEVFWIFATIVGLYRYHQRNKRIKELQMQADSLPYI
- a CDS encoding DNA polymerase II; this translates as MQSRIEKGFVLTRQARDVNGALQLTYWLQTDIGPVELVIADQQAVFFVESVSIDNARQYLLNANIAVKDKAVPMSTFSEQPVYALYFKTLTSFFRARDILSQASIKCYEDDIRPEDRYVMERFINGGCEFTGFASVAHGFSRITKAKMRRANYKPSLLMLSIDIECAFDGELYSIGFYGQTADGANIEKVLMIGEKEADASDYIEWLDDEYSLLMRFIGLISELDPDVMIGWNVINFDFKVLQRRFDLNNIKFAIGRDGSAPHWRQNRLSPEQSFMDIAGRVVIDGIDMLKSATYSFASFALENVAQSLLGLGKAIDDVDNRMAEITRKFLYQKQALAEYNLEDCRLVWLIFEKTQLLQYAILRTQLTGLELNRIGGSVAAFTNLYLPKLHRAGYVAPNMGDGESDLVSPGGFVMDSIPGLYKNVLVLDFKSLYPSIIRTFKIDPMGMIEGIKEHVKTNSDPGNELMVDKDSIDLTHASKMMSDVASYSPIPGFDGAYFSRDKHFLPKIIETLWQERDKAKADNNAPLSQAIKIIMNSFYGVLGSTGCRFFDPRLSGSITKRSHQLLLLTKQWIEVLGYNVIYGDTDSIFVHAGDDKSDAESMDIGEQMMALINDKMTSHLQEHYSITSKLEIEFETHFHQFLMPTVRGQDIGTKKRYAGLVGRGDNERLIFKGLESVRTDWTQLAKDFQQALYMKVFKGEAVEEYIRDIVEKTLRGDFDKNLVYRKRIRRELAQYQKNVPPHVKAARHADDKNATLGKPLRYQQRTWIEYVYTVDGPQAIEHIDAAIDYPLYIQRQLGAVADGILPFVGKQFAQIVDEQMSLF